A region from the Bacteroidota bacterium genome encodes:
- a CDS encoding nucleotidyltransferase family protein produces MGSQKADLRFAENESFLQHLIRVYQKAGIQKIIVVLHPAIELNFLKGEIKDITWLTNLFPEFGKMYSLKMGLAQNRNADFCFLQNIDNPFTSIRLIKQLVEARTKADYAVPIFNGEGGHPILLSSVIIKHILQIEGNDRKLNEVLTTFNRINVETGDRRILVNINTPSDYAKFFIKDEAAPVEM; encoded by the coding sequence ATGGGTTCCCAAAAGGCAGATTTACGGTTTGCCGAGAATGAAAGTTTTTTGCAGCACCTCATTCGAGTCTATCAAAAGGCGGGAATCCAGAAGATTATAGTAGTGCTCCATCCTGCTATAGAACTAAACTTTTTGAAAGGTGAAATTAAAGATATCACATGGCTTACGAACCTCTTTCCGGAGTTTGGGAAGATGTATTCTCTCAAAATGGGTTTGGCGCAAAATCGAAATGCTGATTTCTGCTTTCTGCAGAATATTGACAATCCTTTTACCTCTATTCGACTTATAAAGCAATTAGTGGAGGCAAGAACGAAGGCTGATTACGCAGTACCAATTTTTAATGGAGAAGGAGGTCACCCTATTTTGTTATCATCAGTAATTATTAAGCATATTCTTCAAATAGAAGGTAATGACCGTAAACTAAATGAAGTACTCACAACATTCAACAGAATTAATGTAGAAACAGGAGACAGGCGAATTTTAGTGAACATCAACACTCCAAGTGATTATGCGAAGTTCTTTATTAAAGACGAGGCAGCGCCTGTTGAAATGTGA
- a CDS encoding XdhC family protein has translation MKDIIEIIAEVHQLKGEVALCIVTSTKGSTPRNVGAKMLVFPDGKIFGTIGGGHLEKKTIADALEVLKSKRPTVYKHELLQQHNMCCGGTMEIYIEPVMEKSKLYIFGAGHTGYALAKYSLDFSFEVLVIDDRKEYLDEIKIKGIDKLNNNYHEVLPVLPFNDNTFICIMTYNHSFDRDILASCLKKPHGYLGVIGSQRKVEMTKKMFEEGLIASKTELDEVDMPMGIDIGAESPEEIAISILAKLIAVKNKIGMV, from the coding sequence GTGAAAGATATCATTGAAATAATTGCGGAAGTCCATCAACTGAAAGGAGAAGTTGCCCTTTGTATCGTTACCAGTACGAAAGGCTCAACTCCTCGCAATGTAGGAGCTAAAATGTTGGTTTTTCCGGATGGGAAAATATTTGGGACAATTGGAGGCGGCCATTTGGAAAAGAAAACAATTGCTGATGCTTTGGAAGTTTTAAAATCGAAAAGACCGACAGTATATAAACATGAATTATTACAGCAGCATAATATGTGCTGCGGAGGCACAATGGAGATTTACATAGAACCAGTGATGGAGAAAAGCAAACTATACATTTTTGGGGCAGGTCATACCGGTTACGCACTGGCGAAATACTCACTCGATTTCAGTTTTGAAGTGTTGGTAATTGATGACCGCAAAGAGTATCTCGATGAAATAAAGATCAAGGGGATCGACAAACTCAATAATAATTACCACGAAGTGCTTCCGGTATTACCTTTCAATGACAATACATTCATCTGTATTATGACATACAATCATTCCTTTGACCGCGATATTCTAGCATCTTGTTTAAAGAAACCACATGGTTACCTCGGTGTGATTGGCAGCCAGCGTAAAGTTGAAATGACTAAAAAAATGTTTGAGGAAGGATTGATTGCTTCTAAAACTGAACTAGACGAAGTGGATATGCCTATGGGAATAGATATTGGTGCGGAGAGCCCTGAAGAAATTGCCATCAGCATTTTGGCAAAGTTGATTGCAGTGAAAAATAAAATTGGTATGGTATGA
- a CDS encoding SDR family oxidoreductase encodes MNVQYIAVITGAAKGIGKAIANRLIADGFFVIAVDLDEEGGKMLIAEHETNKLGFIKADIRNEVNVQHLFENILNKYQHIDVLVNNAGIVRDNLIWNMSVEDFDAVMNVNLKGTWLMCREAAKIMRTQNNGCIVNIASRAWLGNQGQSNYSASKAGVIALTRVLALELGKYNVRVNAVAPGLIDTPLTQNLKQEVLQRLKDAQPTKEMGSPDDVANVVAFLVAEQTKFITGQTIYVDGGKSIGAGI; translated from the coding sequence ATGAATGTGCAATATATAGCGGTAATAACCGGTGCCGCAAAGGGAATAGGTAAAGCGATTGCCAACAGATTGATAGCCGATGGTTTTTTTGTGATCGCGGTTGATTTAGATGAAGAAGGCGGAAAAATGCTGATAGCGGAACACGAAACGAACAAATTAGGTTTTATCAAAGCCGACATCCGTAATGAGGTAAATGTTCAACATCTTTTCGAAAATATTTTAAATAAATACCAACATATTGATGTGCTGGTGAACAATGCGGGGATTGTTCGCGATAACCTGATTTGGAACATGAGTGTAGAAGATTTTGATGCAGTCATGAACGTTAACTTGAAAGGCACTTGGCTAATGTGTCGTGAAGCAGCAAAAATTATGCGAACGCAAAACAATGGATGCATCGTCAACATTGCATCACGTGCTTGGCTAGGCAATCAAGGTCAGAGTAATTATTCTGCGTCTAAAGCAGGAGTCATTGCGCTAACTCGTGTGCTGGCACTCGAATTGGGCAAATACAATGTGAGGGTGAACGCTGTTGCCCCGGGTCTGATTGATACTCCACTCACACAAAATTTGAAACAGGAAGTATTGCAACGCTTGAAAGATGCTCAGCCCACCAAAGAGATGGGCAGCCCCGATGATGTAGCTAATGTGGTTGCATTTTTGGTAGCAGAGCAAACAAAATTTATAACTGGCCAAACGATTTATGTAGATGGAGGTAAAAGTATTGGAGCCGGAATTTGA
- a CDS encoding U32 family peptidase: protein MNEIQNIQLLSPAGSFESLMAAIQAGCNAVYFGIEQLNMRARSSINFTLDDLKRISEIARENKIKTYVTLNTILYDHDLSLMRTIVNEAKANSITAIIASDHAVMSYAKKIGMPVHISTQANITNIETVEFYSVFADVMVMARELTLEQVEKMVKEIKRREIKGPSGDLVRIEIFGHGALCMAVSGKCYLSLHTDFASANRGACIQNCRRKYMVTDKESGMELEIDNEYIMSAKDLCTIDFIDRLIAAGVSVLKIEGRGRSADYVYTTTKCYREAIDSISNETYTGEKIANWKIRLATVYNRGFWDGYYLGKKLGEWSDDYGSKATKRKIYVGKGIKYFDNINVGEFLLESHNLSVGDEIMISGPTTGLIQTTVKELRLDNQTSETVKRGDIFSMPVKIKIRASDKVYKMVDA from the coding sequence ATGAACGAGATTCAAAATATACAATTGCTTTCGCCTGCGGGTTCCTTCGAATCGCTGATGGCTGCTATTCAGGCAGGTTGTAATGCCGTTTATTTTGGTATTGAGCAGTTGAATATGCGCGCACGGTCAAGTATTAATTTTACGCTGGATGATTTAAAGCGGATTTCGGAAATAGCGAGGGAGAATAAAATCAAAACCTACGTCACGCTTAACACTATTCTATACGATCACGATCTTTCATTGATGCGAACGATTGTGAACGAGGCAAAGGCAAATAGTATCACTGCTATCATTGCTTCCGACCATGCGGTCATGAGCTATGCAAAGAAGATTGGAATGCCGGTCCATATTTCTACGCAGGCAAACATCACCAATATAGAAACTGTTGAATTTTATTCAGTGTTTGCCGATGTGATGGTAATGGCCCGGGAACTCACACTTGAACAGGTGGAGAAGATGGTGAAGGAAATAAAGCGAAGAGAAATCAAAGGACCATCTGGTGACTTGGTTCGCATAGAGATTTTTGGTCACGGAGCTTTGTGTATGGCGGTTTCTGGCAAATGTTATTTGAGTTTGCACACCGACTTTGCTTCAGCAAACCGAGGTGCTTGTATTCAGAATTGCAGAAGAAAATATATGGTGACGGATAAGGAATCTGGAATGGAGTTAGAGATAGACAATGAATATATCATGTCCGCAAAGGATTTGTGCACTATTGATTTTATCGATAGACTAATTGCAGCTGGAGTTTCTGTTTTAAAGATTGAAGGCAGAGGCAGAAGTGCAGATTATGTCTATACTACCACTAAATGTTATCGCGAAGCGATTGATTCTATATCAAATGAAACTTATACCGGAGAAAAAATAGCAAATTGGAAAATCCGATTAGCCACCGTTTACAATCGTGGTTTCTGGGATGGATATTATCTTGGTAAAAAGTTGGGTGAATGGAGTGATGATTATGGCTCAAAAGCAACGAAGCGGAAAATATATGTAGGTAAGGGAATTAAGTATTTTGACAACATAAATGTTGGAGAATTTTTACTGGAATCACACAATCTATCTGTGGGTGATGAAATTATGATTAGTGGTCCTACCACCGGTTTAATTCAAACCACGGTGAAAGAGCTGAGATTGGATAATCAAACTAGCGAAACAGTAAAGCGGGGAGATATCTTCTCGATGCCTGTGAAAATAAAAATTCGCGCCTCCGATAAAGTTTATAAAATGGTAGATGCGTGA
- a CDS encoding ferredoxin has product MRIFHHRSKCIGCNACVEADKSRWRMSRKDGKCTLVGGVEKKGIYGLNILEEEYRSAMNAAKNCPVKIIHVDKMK; this is encoded by the coding sequence CTGAGAATTTTTCATCACCGCAGTAAATGTATAGGTTGCAATGCCTGCGTAGAAGCGGATAAAAGCAGATGGCGGATGTCGCGCAAAGACGGCAAGTGTACCTTAGTAGGAGGAGTGGAGAAAAAAGGAATTTACGGATTGAATATTTTGGAAGAAGAATATAGAAGCGCGATGAACGCAGCAAAGAATTGCCCGGTAAAGATTATTCACGTTGATAAAATGAAATAG
- a CDS encoding DUF302 domain-containing protein gives MSYHISKTVDYNFNKAIERATEELKKEGFGVLTEIDVKETLKKKIDVDFRKYKILGACNPHFAYKALSAEDKIGTMLPCNVVVQEHEDGKVEVSSVNPAASMMAVKNDGLSGIAVEVQEKLKRVIENI, from the coding sequence ATGAGCTACCACATTTCAAAGACAGTTGATTACAATTTCAACAAAGCTATTGAGCGCGCAACCGAGGAACTAAAGAAAGAAGGCTTTGGTGTGCTTACCGAGATTGATGTAAAGGAAACACTGAAAAAGAAAATTGATGTTGACTTTAGAAAGTATAAGATCTTGGGAGCCTGCAATCCTCATTTCGCCTACAAAGCATTGAGCGCTGAAGACAAAATTGGAACGATGTTGCCTTGCAATGTGGTTGTGCAGGAACACGAAGACGGCAAAGTGGAAGTAAGCTCAGTGAATCCCGCAGCCTCTATGATGGCTGTAAAGAATGATGGGCTTAGCGGTATTGCTGTGGAAGTACAGGAAAAGCTAAAGCGCGTGATTGAAAATATTTAA
- a CDS encoding molybdopterin-dependent oxidoreductase has product MKPVSFTVNGKRFDVLVEAHEMLSNVIREKISLTGTKIGCSQGSCGACAVLVNNEPVLSCVTPAMRFENANITTIEGVSQCGTLHELQEKFVKKGAIQCGFCTPGMVLTALDFVSKNPNPTIEEIKDSLSGNVCRCTGYKKIIEAVAEYAKGNTASEVVLQDNGKKVGIGRPYIEATKKVQGIADYADDYKIKEALHIKFVRSIYPHAIIEDIDSREAVKLQGVRYIATGEELPITFGVLPISQDETAIAIGKTRYIGEIVVAVAADTEEIAVQACELIQVRYRPTKEFLSIDDSLNDIGTNEKIHSHTKFNNNIHKKAELRFDNQEDGLKAADVVSKMSFEFEGISHGFTEPHAATAYWDENGLTIITATQVTHYLHRALAKTLEVPLSRVRVIKPYVGGGFGGREIHFHTRLLFRISPAKQESRFAFACRAKKSF; this is encoded by the coding sequence ATGAAGCCGGTCTCTTTTACTGTAAACGGAAAACGATTTGATGTGCTGGTAGAAGCACACGAAATGCTTTCGAATGTTATTCGAGAGAAGATAAGCTTAACCGGGACGAAGATTGGTTGCTCGCAGGGGAGTTGTGGAGCTTGCGCCGTGTTGGTAAACAACGAGCCGGTGTTGAGCTGTGTCACTCCTGCTATGCGTTTTGAAAATGCCAACATCACCACTATTGAAGGGGTTTCTCAGTGTGGAACGCTTCACGAACTACAGGAAAAGTTTGTGAAGAAAGGAGCGATTCAATGCGGTTTTTGCACTCCGGGCATGGTGTTGACGGCACTGGATTTCGTCAGTAAAAATCCAAATCCTACTATTGAGGAAATCAAGGATTCACTATCCGGGAACGTTTGTCGCTGCACGGGTTATAAAAAGATAATTGAAGCGGTGGCAGAATACGCCAAAGGGAATACAGCTTCTGAAGTAGTGTTGCAGGACAATGGAAAGAAAGTAGGGATTGGACGGCCTTATATCGAAGCAACAAAAAAAGTACAGGGTATTGCTGACTATGCCGATGACTACAAGATCAAAGAAGCGCTCCATATAAAATTTGTTCGGAGCATATATCCTCATGCAATCATCGAGGACATTGACTCCCGCGAAGCCGTTAAACTGCAAGGGGTACGCTACATTGCTACTGGGGAAGAACTTCCGATCACTTTTGGCGTGCTTCCTATTTCACAAGATGAAACCGCCATAGCCATTGGCAAAACAAGATACATTGGGGAAATAGTGGTTGCCGTAGCTGCTGACACAGAAGAAATTGCTGTGCAGGCTTGTGAACTCATCCAAGTAAGATACAGGCCCACTAAAGAGTTTTTGTCTATTGATGACTCGCTAAATGATATTGGAACGAATGAAAAGATTCATTCGCATACGAAGTTCAATAACAATATCCACAAAAAGGCTGAACTCCGTTTCGATAATCAAGAAGATGGATTAAAAGCGGCAGATGTCGTTTCCAAAATGAGTTTTGAATTTGAAGGAATCAGCCACGGTTTTACGGAGCCACATGCCGCCACTGCCTATTGGGACGAAAACGGGTTAACCATTATCACTGCCACACAGGTAACACACTATTTGCATCGGGCACTTGCTAAAACTTTAGAGGTGCCATTGAGTAGGGTGCGGGTAATTAAACCTTATGTGGGCGGAGGTTTTGGAGGAAGGGAGATCCATTTCCACACGAGATTATTATTTCGCATATCGCCCGCAAAACAGGAAAGCCGGTTCGCGTTCGCCTGTCGCGCGAAGAAGTCTTTTTGA
- a CDS encoding molybdopterin-dependent oxidoreductase, giving the protein MIISHIARKTGKPVRVRLSREEVFLTNHGRHPSRMTIQLGASNDGTLKVLDADIAIDGGAYGSFGVVTSYYNGVLLQAPYKIDNLGFRTFRVYTNKPQCGAMRGHGAVNSRFAVESLIDDIAHKIQMDPVELRMKNFLDANTTTVGQYRITSNGSRESIQAVAGQSDWKNKHGKSEYGHGFGVGCGFFISGSAMSIIRNEIPQSTVHLKVDFDGRVLITSGANDIGQGSDTMLAVIVAEVLGISMDKIFVLGADTLLTPVDLGSYSSRVTFMAGNAAKQAAENLKNEIATSISKQYNLAIEELSFSEDRVFSFDKTVDLSWNEAIDTLIANRGAVSVSGKYISPKLGGDFKGAGAGLSPSYSFGACVAEVKVDTQTGHVKLLNVWGAHDCGKAINPLAVEGQLEGSWHMGIGQALSEEMKYYNGLLLNNNFLDYKIPTSLDTPDIHTNIIESNDPEGPFGAKECGEGALHPVIPAIGNAIFDAVGVRVTKLPIKSEDVLKLMKEKNKKQTTETAAL; this is encoded by the coding sequence ATTATTATTTCGCATATCGCCCGCAAAACAGGAAAGCCGGTTCGCGTTCGCCTGTCGCGCGAAGAAGTCTTTTTGACCAATCACGGTCGCCATCCTTCAAGAATGACGATTCAATTAGGCGCAAGTAATGATGGAACGCTGAAAGTTTTGGATGCTGATATTGCGATTGATGGTGGTGCTTACGGAAGTTTCGGTGTGGTTACTTCTTATTACAATGGTGTGTTATTGCAGGCGCCATACAAAATTGATAATCTGGGGTTCAGAACTTTTCGCGTGTACACCAACAAGCCGCAATGCGGTGCCATGCGCGGTCATGGAGCGGTGAATTCTCGCTTTGCGGTTGAATCTTTAATCGATGATATCGCTCACAAAATTCAAATGGACCCGGTGGAATTGCGGATGAAGAATTTTCTGGATGCCAACACAACTACAGTCGGGCAGTACCGCATTACCTCCAACGGCAGCCGTGAATCTATTCAAGCGGTCGCTGGACAATCAGACTGGAAGAACAAACATGGGAAATCAGAATACGGTCATGGTTTTGGGGTGGGATGCGGATTCTTCATCAGCGGAAGCGCGATGTCCATCATCCGAAATGAAATACCGCAGTCAACCGTTCATTTGAAGGTGGATTTTGATGGAAGAGTTTTGATTACGTCGGGAGCCAATGATATTGGGCAAGGCAGCGACACCATGTTGGCGGTTATTGTAGCGGAAGTATTGGGAATTAGCATGGATAAGATTTTTGTGTTGGGGGCTGATACGCTACTCACCCCTGTGGATTTGGGCAGCTATTCCAGCCGGGTCACATTTATGGCGGGTAATGCAGCAAAGCAAGCAGCAGAAAATCTGAAAAATGAAATAGCCACCTCCATTTCAAAGCAATACAATTTGGCAATAGAGGAATTGAGTTTTTCTGAAGATAGAGTTTTCAGTTTCGATAAAACAGTTGATTTAAGTTGGAACGAAGCGATTGATACACTGATAGCGAATCGCGGAGCTGTGAGTGTAAGCGGCAAATATATTTCTCCAAAGCTTGGAGGAGATTTTAAAGGAGCCGGAGCAGGATTAAGTCCTTCTTATTCTTTTGGCGCTTGTGTGGCCGAGGTAAAAGTAGACACACAAACCGGCCATGTAAAACTGCTGAACGTATGGGGTGCGCACGACTGCGGAAAAGCAATAAACCCGCTAGCGGTCGAAGGGCAATTAGAAGGTTCTTGGCACATGGGGATTGGTCAGGCGCTGAGTGAAGAAATGAAATATTACAACGGGCTTTTACTCAACAACAACTTCTTGGACTACAAGATTCCAACTTCTCTGGACACTCCCGATATTCATACCAACATTATTGAGTCGAACGATCCGGAAGGGCCATTTGGTGCTAAGGAGTGCGGAGAAGGTGCGCTACATCCTGTTATTCCCGCTATTGGGAATGCAATTTTCGATGCCGTTGGGGTTCGGGTAACCAAGTTGCCGATTAAATCAGAAGACGTATTGAAGTTGATGAAGGAAAAGAATAAGAAGCAAACCACCGAAACTGCAGCATTATGA
- a CDS encoding FAD binding domain-containing protein: MMVEKLYLKPSSISEAMEYAKSHLNDFRFLAGGTDVIVNKFQNNDESSCLIDLTGIEELKKIVVEEDFLKIGSLVRLDDLKKNTEIGVSFPALLQAAHSVASPLLRKTATLGGNLLCENRCTFYNQSEWWREAVGYCLKCDGDVCIATGGKKACFSKFVSDMAPVLISMEAQIEIADGEEIRTVPLETIYTGDGVNSIQLPKTAIIRYIVLPLNRNFKTAFKKLRPREAVDFTSLTTAVTISNSGSLRIVIGGVDPKPVLFQGALSDNLEELMKKAVKKPRVVDNDFYSRTYRREMMEVFLQQSFKELINQNLNYE, from the coding sequence ATGATGGTGGAAAAACTTTACCTGAAACCTAGCTCCATTTCGGAAGCAATGGAATATGCTAAGTCACACTTAAACGACTTTCGTTTTCTGGCCGGAGGCACCGATGTTATCGTGAACAAGTTTCAGAATAACGATGAATCAAGTTGCTTGATTGACTTAACCGGAATTGAAGAACTGAAAAAAATTGTTGTAGAAGAAGATTTCCTGAAGATTGGTTCGCTCGTTCGTTTAGATGACTTGAAAAAGAATACAGAGATAGGAGTATCTTTCCCGGCACTTCTTCAAGCAGCCCATTCGGTGGCTTCGCCGCTGCTTAGGAAGACCGCCACCCTTGGAGGAAATCTATTGTGCGAAAACCGCTGTACGTTTTACAACCAAAGCGAGTGGTGGAGAGAGGCCGTGGGGTACTGCTTAAAATGCGACGGAGATGTTTGTATCGCAACGGGAGGTAAGAAAGCCTGTTTCTCAAAGTTCGTTTCTGATATGGCACCGGTGCTGATCAGCATGGAGGCGCAGATTGAAATAGCCGATGGAGAGGAAATAAGAACAGTTCCGCTCGAAACGATTTATACCGGTGATGGGGTCAACTCCATTCAACTTCCTAAAACCGCCATTATCCGCTATATTGTTCTTCCACTGAATAGGAACTTCAAAACAGCTTTCAAAAAGCTGCGTCCGCGCGAGGCAGTTGATTTTACTTCGCTTACCACCGCCGTGACTATCAGTAATAGTGGGAGCCTCAGAATTGTAATTGGTGGGGTAGATCCCAAGCCGGTGCTTTTTCAAGGGGCCCTTAGCGACAATTTGGAAGAACTGATGAAGAAGGCGGTTAAGAAACCGCGAGTAGTAGATAATGATTTTTACTCGCGCACCTATCGAAGAGAAATGATGGAAGTATTTCTTCAGCAAAGTTTTAAAGAATTGATAAACCAAAATCTAAACTATGAATAA
- a CDS encoding hemerythrin domain-containing protein, with product MNNALKMLYDEHEIIGQAIEIAKQASSLVGNNDEQYEKTVLELIRFFKNYSDQYHHRKEEEILFPEMEKKNEMLSDGVIHEMLSNHEDFREMIRSIEKSLSGKNYAEAQSRLEQYTEALLDHIAVENDEVFQMTESLFSEDELDKIYFRFQDSDRELGDTLKEEWVSAISQGG from the coding sequence ATGAATAACGCACTCAAGATGCTTTATGATGAGCACGAAATAATTGGACAGGCAATTGAAATTGCCAAACAGGCATCGTCACTTGTGGGAAACAACGATGAGCAATACGAAAAGACAGTTCTCGAGTTGATTCGGTTCTTCAAAAACTATTCGGATCAGTATCATCACCGCAAGGAGGAAGAGATTCTTTTTCCTGAAATGGAGAAGAAAAATGAAATGCTGTCTGATGGGGTGATTCACGAAATGCTATCGAATCATGAGGATTTCCGGGAAATGATTCGCTCGATTGAAAAGAGTTTGAGCGGCAAAAACTATGCAGAAGCGCAAAGCCGTTTGGAGCAATATACTGAAGCGCTGTTAGATCATATTGCCGTCGAAAATGATGAGGTGTTTCAAATGACTGAGTCTCTTTTCAGCGAGGATGAACTCGACAAGATTTATTTCCGCTTTCAGGATAGCGACCGAGAGTTGGGCGATACCCTTAAAGAAGAATGGGTTAGTGCCATTTCGCAAGGAGGATAG